TCGTCATTCAAAACTTTACAGTTACTCCTGGAGGGGAATACCTGGTAACCGGGCAATTGGAAGACAAGAAAATTATAAATGGTGGTAATACGATACAACATTATTATTACGATATCGTATGTCTGCATTTTGATGCTAATGGCGCATTAAAAGCACAATATGCTGTTGAAAAGATCAATGATGATAAGAAAAGTGAAATGTTTCAGAGCCGGCAGAAGTTTTTCTTTAGTGCTGATGGCAAAACGGCATTCTGGGAATTATTGGAAGTAAAAGGTTCAAAAGGTTATGATTCTTTTATTGACGCTTTCAATGGAAAAGCATCAATCATTCCACAATATTTTCCCCGTATTGCAAATATTAATTTAACAGCAGGTAATATTTCAGATTTCAAGGTCTTGGGTGATTCGGGTAAATTTCTGTTATATAAATTTCAATCCTACATTTTTGATGAAAAAACTAAAAACCGATTCTATCTTGGTCATGATGAGGATTATAAAAAAATATGGATTGGAAAATACTTAATGGATAACTAGTTTATTTATGTAGCTACTTTATTCATACCGGAAAACTACGCGACTACCTTCGTGTAGTTTTCCTTTTCCTCCCTACCCTATTTAATCAATGCGTTTTTCTCTTTGGTAAAATGATTAAAAACCAGCTTATCAGCCAATTCGGGCAACAATTTATTGATCCAAACGGTCAGCTTTCCTTGTCCCGTCATGATCAATGTGCGCTTACGGGCAGCAATCCCATTGGCAATAGTGTGAGCGACGGTATCGGCACTCATCATCTTGCCCTCTTCCATGCTCGTTTCTCCATGCGATGCCCCATCTTTAGCCAAAGCAGTAACCCGAATGTTAGAAGCTGTAAAGCCCGGACATGCCACCATCACGTGGACACCTGTTTTTAGTAACTCTGTCCGCAAAGACTCCATAAACCCATTCATTGCAAATTTTGAAGCGGAATATCCGGTACGACCGGGCAAACCACGATAGCCTGCTATGGAAGACACACCAACAATGCTTCCTTTTGCTTTCAGTATTTCCGGCAAAGCGTATTTAGTACAATACACCGTACCCCAGAAATTCACATCCATTAGGTTTTTCAATACTGACAGATCGAGTTCATTAAATAATGCACGCATTGATAAGCCTGCATTATTGATCAACATATCAATTCTATTAAATGTAATTAAAGCTTGTTTGATCAGTAGTTTACAATCTTCTTCTTTGCTCACATCTGTTTGGACAGCGATCGCTTTTATACCATACCGCTTTTCCAGATCGGCTGTAATTTCGCAAAGTGTTACATATTGTCTGGCCGCCAGTACCAGGTTAGCCCCGCGTTTTGCAAACTCTTCTGCACAAGCTTTACCAATACCCGATGACGCACCGGTAACTATAATTACTTTATTCTTAAAATCCATACGATTATTTAATTAATGAGTTCTGATAAGGTACCCGGGTAACGATTGACCTTCCTAGCGTAATCTCATCAGCATACTCCAGCTCACCACCAAAAGCAATTCCTTTGGCAATAGTAGTTATTGGAATCTGAAAATCCTTAAGTCTTTTATATAAGTAAAAGAGTGTTGTATCTCCTTCCATTGTAGCACTTAGGGCTAAGATAACCTCTTTTACAGGAGTTGTTGCCACGCGCTGAACCAAAGAGTCGATAAACAGATCAGATGGGCCTATGCCATCCATAGGTGAGATTAGCCCACCTAGCACATGGTAAACACCAAAATACTGACCGGTATTCTCCACAGCCATTACATCTCTGGTATCCTCTACCACGCAAATTACATCTTTATCCCTTTTACTGGCAGTACAGATGTCGCAAATGCTATGATCTGAAATATTGTGACACACACCACAGTGTTTGATTTCTTTTCTAAGCCGTATTACTGAGTTTCCGAAATGCTCAACCTCTTCCTGTTCCTTATTCAGAAGATGTAATACCAATCTCAGTGCCGTTTTTTGTCCAACACCTGGTAGCTTAGAAAATTCATTAACAGCGTCTTCAAGCAGCTTGGAAGAAAAGTTCATGGTACAAATTTATATTTTATCTGTGTAAACTCATGATGGTTTCTTACATTTAGCTGCTAAAAACATAATATGAGTCCAGCTATACTTTTGTCTTTTTTAATTGGTTACTTTCTGATTTTAATCATTATTGCGTTTGCAACTTCAAAAAAATCGTCTGATAACGCTACCTTTTTTATTGCAAACAGAAACTCCAAATGGTATCTGGTCGCTTTTGGAATGATAGGCACCGCATTATCCGGTGTAACATTTATCTCCGTTCCCGGTGAAGTTGGTTCACCCGCAGGCAATCAGTTTCAATATTTTCAATTTGTGCTCGGCAATGCAATCGGCTTCATTATCATAGCCACGGTCCTACTCCCGCTTTATTACCGGATGAATCTGACCTCTATTTATGGCTATATAGAGAAAAGATTGGGGTATTACAGTTATAAAACTGCAGCCTCTATCTTTTTGATCAGTCGTACCATAGGCTCTGCCTTCCGTTTGTACCTGGTAGTTATTGTATTACAACGGTTTATATTCGACAGTTATGGCGTTCCTTTCTGGGTTACGGTATTGATATCCCTGGGACTGATCTGGTCGTATACCTTTAAAGGTGGATTAAAAACCATTATCATCACCGATACCTTACAAACCTTCTTTCTGGTATTGTCTGTTTTCCTGACCATTTATTTTGTATGCAGCAGTCTGCACATGAATATACCAGAAGCTTTTGAGACCATCAAAAACAGTGGTTATTCTAAGATCTTCTTCTATGAAGACTTCCTGACCAGTAAATTCCATTTCAGCAAACAGCTGCTTGGAGGAATATTTGTAACCATTGCCATGACCGGATTGGATCAGGATCTGATGCAAAAAAACCTGAGTATGAAAACTATAGGTGAAGCCCAAAAGAACATGTTTACCTTTACCGGAGTATTTGTTGTTTTAAACATCTTCTTCTTAAGTGTCGGTGCTTTACTATACATATATGCTACAAAAAATGGTATAGCAATCCCTACAGATTATATTACTGGTAAACCTCGAACCGACTTTTTATTCCCTGAGATCGCTTTCAACCATCTTGCCCTTATTCCGGGAATTGTATTTATGCTTGGTTTAACAGCAGCTACTTTTGCTACTACAGACTCTGCTTTAACTGCATTAACCACCTCTTTCTGCGTAGATTTCCTACACATGGATAAAGGTGACAATGGTAACTCTGCAGCAGCTGTGCGCAAACGTCATATTGTACACGTTACTTTTTCATTGCTAATGTTCCTGGTCATCGTTATATTTAACGCCCTTAATGACCAATCCGTTGTTAATGGAATTTTTAGAGTAGCATCTTATACCTATGGTCCGCTGTTAGGACTTTATAGTTTTGGGCTTTTTGTAAAAAAACGTGGATTACACGACAAATTAGTTCCTTTTATATGTATAATATCACCGGCAATTTGTTATTTGCTAAATGAATACTCGGCCCAATTATTGGGTGGCTATCAATTCAGTGTTGAATTAATCCTGGTAAATGGATTAATCACTTTTATAGGATTACTATTGATCAGCAAAAAAACTGATCAGCAAACAAAATTTTAAAATACATGTATGACAAGTGAAGAGAAAATTAGAAGCGCTTTCGAAAATAAAAACTGGCAGGAAATAAAAGTTACTGACTCCTGGCAGATCTTTAAAATAATGGCCGAATTTGTTGACGGCTTTGAGAAGCTGGCTAAAATAGGCCCATGTGTATCCATCTTTGGATCTGCAAGAACCGCAGAGACGAATAAATACTATGAAATAGCTGTTGAATGTGGCAGGCTATTAACTGAACGTGGATATGGTGTGATTACCGGCGGTGGTCCCGGTATTATGGAAGCCGGAAACAAAGGTGCCCACATGAATGGTGGTAAATCTGTAGGATTAAACATTGAATTGCCTTTTGAGCAGTTCCATAACAAATACATTGACCACAATAAACTTCTGGAATTCGACTACTTCTTTATCAGAAAGGTAATGTTTATGAAGTACTCTCAGGGCTTTATTGTATTACCTGGTGGAATGGGCACAATGGATGAGTTATTTGAAGCCATTACTTTGATTCAAACCGGCAAAGTTGCACGTTTCCCAATTGTATTGGTTGGAAAGGAATACTGGAGCGGTTTAATTGAATGGATTAAAGGCACCATGTTACAGAAAGAACACAATATCCATGCTGAAGATTTAAACCTTTTCAGGCTTGTTGATACTGCTGAAGAAGCTGCTGAGCACATCTTCAGGTTCTATGAAAAGTATGTACTGAAACCGAATTTCTAGTGATTTAATATTACTATTCAAAAAGATCAAATGTTGCAAGCCAACATTTGATCTTTTTATTATTTATCCTAAAATTTCATTGATTTTTTCAGTAGGTCTTGCTATTACAGCCCTATCACCAGAGACTAATATTGGCCGTTCTATTAAGATAGGATTTATGACCATTGCAGCAATCCATTCTTCATCAGAAAGCGCTTTCCCCTTATATTTCTCTTTATAAATCGGTTCTGTTTTACGAACCAACTCATGTGCTCTAATGCCAAGCTTACTAATAATAGAACGTAACTCCTCTGCAGTTGGTGCGGTTTCCAGGTAGTTTACAATTTCAAACTCCTCACCACTTTCTTCTAAAATTGCCAAAGCACACCTGCTTTTACTACATCTGTTATTGTGATAAATTTTAATCATATCCTTTTTCTTTTACCCAAAATGGCTAACACCACCAGACACCACCAATTTCATGGCATCAGCAGCACTCATATTTAATGGTTTTATTTTTTCATGTTTCACGATGTACACTTGCCCGGCAAACGAATAAGAAAACGGAAAGTATACAATCGATTCTCCCGGCAGATTAATAGATTTCAAATCACTTTGCGTAAGAAAACCAATTCGCTTTAAATCGCCTTCTACTTCTACCAAAACCGGATTATTAAACTTCTTTTCATCTCCTACAAAAGCCTCCGTAAGATCTTTTATGGAGGAGTAAATAAACTTTAAAAGAGGTATCTTATCCAGTAGACGTTGAAACCAGTTATACATAGGCTCGGTAACGAAATACGTTACAAAAATACCCGCCAACAATATTAATGAAACGACAAGCGCAAGCCCCAGGCCAGGTATATTTCTGCTTGCTCCTGTGTTAGGGTCAACACCCAGGATATTATTTACATTTAACCAGCTATCTATCGTCGTTACAGCCCAGATTACAATAAAAATACTTAATGCTATAGGGAGTACAATTAACAATCCTTTAATCAGATAATTCAGTAGCGCCCTGCCAATTCTATTCATAATGCAAACTTAGATAAAAACTTTAAAAACACGTGCAACAAGTCTATTCGTAAAAATACACACGTTTCACCCGCTGAGAAACATTGGTCAATATCTCATAAGGAATTGTCCCGATTTGCTCAGCCAATCTGGCAATAGTTAACTGATCATTAAATACAATCACCTCATCTCCTGTTTTCACATCCAGCCCTGTTACATTCAACATACACATATCCATACAGATTACTCCGACAGTTGGGACCAACTTTCCTTTAATCAGCATACTACCTACGCCATTGCCAAATGCGCGGCTATAGCCATCAGCATAACCAATTTTTACAGTAGCAATTGTACCACCCTCAGGTAACAGTCCCCTACGACCATAGCCTACCGTTTCATTAGGTTTAATATGCTTAATTTGAGTAATCGTTGTTTTTAGCACAGCCACTGTCTGCAAACCCTTATTGTTTTTTAATCCTCCATCAAAACCATACAGGCCAATTCCGATTCTAACCATATCCATCTGCACATCAGGATGGCGCGAAATCCCGGAAGTATTGGAAATGTGTTTAATAAACTTATAACCAAGCGCATTGTCGATCACATTAACAACAGACTTAAACAATGCAATCTGGTGCCTGGTAAACTCATCATGTGTCTCCTCTTCACTTCCCACCAGGTGTGAAAACACAGACGCTACTTTTACCTTTTTAGTTTCACTTAATATTTTTAAAAGTTCTGGCAAATCCGGCTCTTCAAAACCAAGACGATGCATTCCTGTATCAATTTTTAAATGAACGGGATAATCAAACTCAGGTAGGAAACTGATGAAACTTTTTAGGATCTCTAAATTATACAATTCTGGTTCGAGCTTAAAACGAACAATTGCATCAAAGGCCGAAGGTTCAGGGCTCATGACCATGATTGGCATTTTTATCCCTGCTTTTCTCAATGAGATCCCCTCATCAGTATATGCAACAGCCAGATAATCTACTTTATGATATTGCAGCAAATTTGCAATTTCGAAACTCCCACTGCCATAAGAAAAGGCCTTAACCATAGCCATTACCTTAACGCCTGGTTCCAGCTTACTGCGATAAAACTGCAAGTTACCTGCCAGTGCATTCAGGTCTATTTCCATCACCGTGTCATGTACTTTTTGGGCAATCAACTTACTGATTCGTTCAAACTCAAACTTCCTTGCTCCTTTTACCAAAATGGTTTCATTGCTAAAATGCATAGCGGGAAAGCTTTCTATAAACCCTTGTGTATTTTCGAAAAAAGTTGTTTCAATATCAAATAAAGCAGCTGATGCTGTAATATGTGGCCCGATACCAATTAACCGATCTACATCCTTTTGCTTTAAAAGTGCAGCAATTTCGGTGTAAAGGACTTCATTATTTTTACCCGTTTCGGAAATATCAGATAAGACCAGGGTTCTTTTAGGATGTTGATTCTGAATATTTAAAAAGTCCAGGGCAATGGCAAGGGATGAAATGTCCGCACTATAAGAATCATCTATTATAGAACAATTATTAATGCCATTTTTCAATTCCAACCGCATACTTACCCTGCTTAATTTTTCCAGACGTCCATCTGCTTCCTCAGGTGTATAGCCAAGCGCCAGTAAGATTGCCCAGCAAATGATGCCATTTTCGACAGAGGCTCTATCACTAAATGGGATCAAACATTCTATTTCATTTCCTTTAAACTTTGCCCTAATGTAATTTCGCCCATCAATGGGTTCAATAAATAATATTTGCAGATCTGCCTTCTCTTTAAAGCTCCAGGAAAATTGTTGCTGTCCGGGTAAATCATTTTTATGAATGCCGTCCGTATATTCAGGAGCATAAATAAACAATGCTGTGTCCTTAAACAATTTAAGTTTCTCATGCAGTTTTTCGCTTTGTGAAGAGAAACCTTCGGCATGTGCTTCGCCGATATTTGTCAGAATACCTATTGTGGGCTGTATGATCTCTGCAAGCGTATCCATTTCATTACGCTTTGATATTCCAGCCTCAAAAATACCCAAGGTATGATCAACACCTATTTCCCAGACTGAAAGTGGCACACCGATCTGAGAGTTAAAACTCTTTGGACTTCTTATAATATTGAAATCGGCAGCCAGCAACTGGTATAACCATTCTTTAACAATGGTTTTACCGTTACTGCCTGTTATCCCCAGCACCTCTAAATCATATTGTTTACGATTGTATTTCGCAAGCGTTTGCAAGGCAAGCAACACATCTTTGACCAACAAAATATTTGCATCCGGATACAGCGCAGCATATTTGGCATCACTGATTACAAAACTACGAATGCCATTGGCATAAGCATCAACCAGGTATTTATGACCATCTCTTTTACCACTCAAAGCAAAAAATAAGGAGCCATCCGGATCTATCACCGTCCTGCTGTCAATTACCAGTTTCCTGATTACCGAATCCTGTGCTTTTTTAAAAGATGCAATGTTCAGTATCTCTGCAATATGATTAATTGTATAAAGGGAATTACTCATCCGACAAAATTAAACTTATGCTACAGTACTTCATACTTTTTATAATTTTTATGGCCCAGCGCTGTTTAATTTATAATATAAAAATAATTGTTGTTCATTTTTTGACAGGAAAAAGGCCATTCTAATAATGCTGTAATACTTTTAGCTCAGTTGCAATTCATTCTGAACAAAAGGAACAAAAAAAACGGGGTAAAAAGTTGGCCCATTTAAATTGTGTTACTTAAATTTACATTGAGAGCGTTAATGGTGTCCTGATTTAATCGTCAGGGCGCCTTTTTTTTTTACACCATATTCTGCCCATAATTTACGAAGCATGCTGATGTAAAATAGACTCAAGCAAGACGCTAGATTCCTGCTCCGGACTAATCAAATCCTGTAAAGTAACCTTATCCAACAGCTGATCAACTGTAAGCTGAATCATTTGCCATAGAGATCGTATAGAGCAATCGACAGAATTTGTACATAGCTTTAATGCGCCTGGGTAATCTTCACAAAATTTCTTGCTAAACAATGCACCCCCCAAAACTTTCATTACCTGATTAATGTTAACTTCAGCGGCAGGACGAGCCAATACATAACCGCCTTTATAACCCGGAGTACTATTGATATAACCGGCAATACGCAAAGTACGTGTAAGCTTGGCCACATAGGCCGGAGATATCCCCTCCCATTCACTTATAGCAGGAATACTAATCCCCTCCTTTTGATCATGTCTTGCAATACGAAGTAAAATCCTTAGCCCATATTCCTCTTGTGCAGTAATCTTCATTTTCTTTAAATCTTTAATTACATCATCCCTAATTCTAGCCGGGCAGTTTCTGACATCATGTCCCTGTTCCATGGCGGATCCCAGGTTACGGTAACAGTAACCTCATTAACCCCTTCAATCTCTTTCACTTTCTGTTCTACCTCCTGAGGGATAATTTGGGCCGCAGGACAACCGGGTGCAGTAAGTGTCATCACAATTTGTACATTATTTAATGGGCCCATGATCTCCGTTTCGTAGATTAAGCCAAGTTCATATATGCTGACTGGTATTTCCGGATCATATATGGTCTGCAAACAATCAATAACTTTCTGTTTTAATTCTTCCTTATCCATGATCTGTTATTTATTAGTGTCCTGCATCATTTTATAGGCAAGCGCATAATTTTTTATCTGTTTAATCATAGCCAGCAGGCCATTAGAACGTGTCTGTGCCAGATGTGTCATCATCCCTATTTCAGCAATGAAATCCATTTTGGCCTCCAATATATCTTCAGGACTATGTCCAGACAACACTTTGATCAGCATACTGATTAAACCTTTAACAATAATAGCATCACTATCAGCTTTAAAAATCACCGCACCATCCTGATATGAAGCAGCAAGCCAAACGGTAGACTGACACCCTTTAATTTTGTTTTCTTCGATCTTATATTTATCGTCAAGTAGGTCTAATTTTTTACCCAGATCAATGATGTATTCGTACTTATCCTCCCAGTTATCAAACAAGGCAAAATCGTCTACAATTTCCTTTTCAATTTCAGCAATTGACTTCACTTCCATTACAATAACATTTTTAAAGCCTTATGTATACCGGCAACCAGCACATCTATTTCCTCTTTCCGATTATATAATGCAAAGGAGGCTCTTACTGTACCGGGAATACCAAAACGTTTCATTAGCGGCTGTGTACAATGATGACCTGTTCTAACTGCTATCCCCATATGATCAAGCAATACACCAATATCCTGTGGATGCACCCCTTCAATCACAAAAGAAACCAGACTTACTTTATGAGG
This is a stretch of genomic DNA from Candidatus Pedobacter colombiensis. It encodes these proteins:
- a CDS encoding sodium:solute symporter, producing MSPAILLSFLIGYFLILIIIAFATSKKSSDNATFFIANRNSKWYLVAFGMIGTALSGVTFISVPGEVGSPAGNQFQYFQFVLGNAIGFIIIATVLLPLYYRMNLTSIYGYIEKRLGYYSYKTAASIFLISRTIGSAFRLYLVVIVLQRFIFDSYGVPFWVTVLISLGLIWSYTFKGGLKTIIITDTLQTFFLVLSVFLTIYFVCSSLHMNIPEAFETIKNSGYSKIFFYEDFLTSKFHFSKQLLGGIFVTIAMTGLDQDLMQKNLSMKTIGEAQKNMFTFTGVFVVLNIFFLSVGALLYIYATKNGIAIPTDYITGKPRTDFLFPEIAFNHLALIPGIVFMLGLTAATFATTDSALTALTTSFCVDFLHMDKGDNGNSAAAVRKRHIVHVTFSLLMFLVIVIFNALNDQSVVNGIFRVASYTYGPLLGLYSFGLFVKKRGLHDKLVPFICIISPAICYLLNEYSAQLLGGYQFSVELILVNGLITFIGLLLISKKTDQQTKF
- the recR gene encoding recombination mediator RecR — its product is MNFSSKLLEDAVNEFSKLPGVGQKTALRLVLHLLNKEQEEVEHFGNSVIRLRKEIKHCGVCHNISDHSICDICTASKRDKDVICVVEDTRDVMAVENTGQYFGVYHVLGGLISPMDGIGPSDLFIDSLVQRVATTPVKEVILALSATMEGDTTLFYLYKRLKDFQIPITTIAKGIAFGGELEYADEITLGRSIVTRVPYQNSLIK
- the arsC gene encoding arsenate reductase (glutaredoxin) (This arsenate reductase requires both glutathione and glutaredoxin to convert arsenate to arsenite, after which the efflux transporter formed by ArsA and ArsB can extrude the arsenite from the cell, providing resistance.), whose product is MIKIYHNNRCSKSRCALAILEESGEEFEIVNYLETAPTAEELRSIISKLGIRAHELVRKTEPIYKEKYKGKALSDEEWIAAMVINPILIERPILVSGDRAVIARPTEKINEILG
- a CDS encoding bifunctional UDP-N-acetylmuramoyl-tripeptide:D-alanyl-D-alanine ligase/alanine racemase encodes the protein MSNSLYTINHIAEILNIASFKKAQDSVIRKLVIDSRTVIDPDGSLFFALSGKRDGHKYLVDAYANGIRSFVISDAKYAALYPDANILLVKDVLLALQTLAKYNRKQYDLEVLGITGSNGKTIVKEWLYQLLAADFNIIRSPKSFNSQIGVPLSVWEIGVDHTLGIFEAGISKRNEMDTLAEIIQPTIGILTNIGEAHAEGFSSQSEKLHEKLKLFKDTALFIYAPEYTDGIHKNDLPGQQQFSWSFKEKADLQILFIEPIDGRNYIRAKFKGNEIECLIPFSDRASVENGIICWAILLALGYTPEEADGRLEKLSRVSMRLELKNGINNCSIIDDSYSADISSLAIALDFLNIQNQHPKRTLVLSDISETGKNNEVLYTEIAALLKQKDVDRLIGIGPHITASAALFDIETTFFENTQGFIESFPAMHFSNETILVKGARKFEFERISKLIAQKVHDTVMEIDLNALAGNLQFYRSKLEPGVKVMAMVKAFSYGSGSFEIANLLQYHKVDYLAVAYTDEGISLRKAGIKMPIMVMSPEPSAFDAIVRFKLEPELYNLEILKSFISFLPEFDYPVHLKIDTGMHRLGFEEPDLPELLKILSETKKVKVASVFSHLVGSEEETHDEFTRHQIALFKSVVNVIDNALGYKFIKHISNTSGISRHPDVQMDMVRIGIGLYGFDGGLKNNKGLQTVAVLKTTITQIKHIKPNETVGYGRRGLLPEGGTIATVKIGYADGYSRAFGNGVGSMLIKGKLVPTVGVICMDMCMLNVTGLDVKTGDEVIVFNDQLTIARLAEQIGTIPYEILTNVSQRVKRVYFYE
- a CDS encoding Rrf2 family transcriptional regulator — protein: MKITAQEEYGLRILLRIARHDQKEGISIPAISEWEGISPAYVAKLTRTLRIAGYINSTPGYKGGYVLARPAAEVNINQVMKVLGGALFSKKFCEDYPGALKLCTNSVDCSIRSLWQMIQLTVDQLLDKVTLQDLISPEQESSVLLESILHQHAS
- a CDS encoding SufE family protein: MEVKSIAEIEKEIVDDFALFDNWEDKYEYIIDLGKKLDLLDDKYKIEENKIKGCQSTVWLAASYQDGAVIFKADSDAIIVKGLISMLIKVLSGHSPEDILEAKMDFIAEIGMMTHLAQTRSNGLLAMIKQIKNYALAYKMMQDTNK
- a CDS encoding iron-sulfur cluster assembly protein; this translates as MDKEELKQKVIDCLQTIYDPEIPVSIYELGLIYETEIMGPLNNVQIVMTLTAPGCPAAQIIPQEVEQKVKEIEGVNEVTVTVTWDPPWNRDMMSETARLELGMM
- a CDS encoding TIGR00730 family Rossman fold protein, with amino-acid sequence MTSEEKIRSAFENKNWQEIKVTDSWQIFKIMAEFVDGFEKLAKIGPCVSIFGSARTAETNKYYEIAVECGRLLTERGYGVITGGGPGIMEAGNKGAHMNGGKSVGLNIELPFEQFHNKYIDHNKLLEFDYFFIRKVMFMKYSQGFIVLPGGMGTMDELFEAITLIQTGKVARFPIVLVGKEYWSGLIEWIKGTMLQKEHNIHAEDLNLFRLVDTAEEAAEHIFRFYEKYVLKPNF
- a CDS encoding DUF502 domain-containing protein, whose product is MNRIGRALLNYLIKGLLIVLPIALSIFIVIWAVTTIDSWLNVNNILGVDPNTGASRNIPGLGLALVVSLILLAGIFVTYFVTEPMYNWFQRLLDKIPLLKFIYSSIKDLTEAFVGDEKKFNNPVLVEVEGDLKRIGFLTQSDLKSINLPGESIVYFPFSYSFAGQVYIVKHEKIKPLNMSAADAMKLVVSGGVSHFG
- a CDS encoding SDR family oxidoreductase, with protein sequence MDFKNKVIIVTGASSGIGKACAEEFAKRGANLVLAARQYVTLCEITADLEKRYGIKAIAVQTDVSKEEDCKLLIKQALITFNRIDMLINNAGLSMRALFNELDLSVLKNLMDVNFWGTVYCTKYALPEILKAKGSIVGVSSIAGYRGLPGRTGYSASKFAMNGFMESLRTELLKTGVHVMVACPGFTASNIRVTALAKDGASHGETSMEEGKMMSADTVAHTIANGIAARKRTLIMTGQGKLTVWINKLLPELADKLVFNHFTKEKNALIK